From a single Nicotiana tabacum cultivar K326 chromosome 8, ASM71507v2, whole genome shotgun sequence genomic region:
- the LOC142163101 gene encoding uncharacterized protein LOC142163101, with the protein MPFQTLFPTIEVEHLIRTGSDHAPLLLSCGEESLKFVKPFKLLNFWANHETFLDVVRQNWIADFIGDPFLMFKQKLKRVKIALSKWSRLTYGDIFKQLAIREDVVRIKEMLFEEDSSIANRIVLQQIQAELKKYLNIEEQYWKQKAGMRWFEEGDRNTRFFHNHVNGKRQKLQLKRMKVADDTWIESPEAMSNAAVDFF; encoded by the coding sequence ATGCCTTTTCAGACTCTTTTTCCTACAATTGAAGTAGAACACCTTATTAGAACAGGTTCTGATCATGCACCATTGTTATTGAGTTGTGGTGAGGAATCTTTGAAGTTTGTTAAGCCCTTTAAGCTTTTGAACTTTTGGGCAAATCATGAGACTTTCCTAGATGTAGTAAGGCAGAACTGGATAGCTGATTTTATAGGGGACCCTTTCTTAATGTTTAAGCAGAAGTTGAAAAGAGTCAAGATTGCTCTTTCAAAGTGGAGCAGGCTGACTTATGGAGACATTTTCAAACAACTGGCAATTAGAGAGGATGTGGTAAGAATCAAAGAGATGTTATTTGAAGAAGATTCATCAATAGCAAATAGAATAGTTCTTCAACAGATCCAAGCAGAGTTGAAGAAATATTTAAACATTGAAGAACAATACTGGAAGCAGAAAGCAGGCATGAGATGGTTTGAGGAAGGGGACAGGAATACTAGGTTCTTTCATAATCATGTTAATGGCAAGAGACAAAAGTTGCAACTAAAAAGGATGAAGGTTGCAGATGATACATGGATTGAATCTCCAGAGGCAATGTCTAATGCTGCAGTGGATTTCTTTTAG